Proteins from one Pseudomonas sp. KBS0710 genomic window:
- a CDS encoding autotransporter domain-containing protein: protein MNKRKPGLNTATHTGPGYPLKALSCVPYGALLCCLASLGTAQAAPYVETGKLGDAASWRSNEFKADWGLGAIHSDTAYAAGYTGKGVKLGIFDQPVYAQHPEFASPNKVVTIVTEGIRQYTDPYIPVKAGDAFRYDGTPSKDSNGKLGNHGTHVGGIAAGNRDGGPMHGVAFNAQILSAENGDPGPEDGIILGNDGAVYKAGWDGLVASGARIINNSWGIGIGDQYAKGGRDPAFPNFTVNEAQAQFNNIRPILGTIAGGAYQGAIDAARSGVLTIFAAGNDYNRNNPDAMSGLAYFVPEIAPNWLSVAALQQNPDTASANPYVISTFSSRCGYAASFCVSAPGTKIFSSIINGTDLSNLTSDWANKNGTSMAAPHVAGAAAVLMERFPYMSGEQVATVLKTTATDLGAPGIDALYGWGMINLGKAVNGPGMFVTAEDIPAEFRIDGAYGSSQFVADLPGIGAVVDAGKPTQRLCTDVHCGLDVWSNDIAGHGGLTKQGIGTLVLSGANTYSGPTLVNQGLLAINGSVTSDVTVSQAGVVGGSGRIGSLTAKSGGTVAPGNSIGTLNVAGNVTFDAGSTYAVELSPTSSDRIVAGGTATLNGGTVTLALENSPTLLTNAQAQSLIGRQYNILQAAGGVTGSFGAVLPNYLFIGGTLNYAANGVQLDVARTNSFASVAVTPNQRAVAAAADQLGAGNAVYESLLLAPNAASAQGAFQQLSGEIYPALQSALINDSRYVREAVGERLRNGEMGASSETIDSRGNVWVKALGAWGKTDSRSDTAGYTTSLGGMLAGVDGALDESTRIGVVAGYSDTSLNMGNDTHSRASVDSYHFGAYAGHEIGALRLSGGATYSWHRADVKRDLQYGDVAGKQKVKVDASSTQVFGEAAYRVNLQPLALEPFANLAYVHLDTDGFTEKGDAAALKGHDDTRDVVLSTLGVRALKTFNVNDHQQLEVSGTLGWQHNLSSTDSEQHLAFASGGPAFAVESAPMVRDAALVGARVSLALSKDARVNFDYNGLLASKDKVHGVGLSLDWAF, encoded by the coding sequence GTGAACAAACGCAAACCAGGGTTAAATACCGCCACTCACACAGGCCCGGGCTACCCGCTCAAGGCTTTGAGCTGCGTGCCATACGGCGCGTTGCTGTGCTGCCTGGCAAGTCTGGGGACCGCCCAGGCCGCACCCTATGTGGAAACCGGCAAACTGGGCGATGCCGCCAGTTGGCGCAGCAACGAGTTCAAGGCCGATTGGGGCCTGGGCGCCATCCATTCAGACACCGCGTATGCCGCCGGCTACACCGGCAAAGGCGTCAAACTGGGCATTTTTGACCAGCCGGTGTATGCGCAGCACCCGGAATTCGCCAGCCCCAACAAGGTGGTGACGATTGTCACCGAGGGCATCCGCCAATACACCGACCCGTATATTCCGGTGAAGGCCGGCGATGCGTTCCGTTATGACGGTACGCCTTCCAAGGACTCCAACGGCAAGCTGGGTAACCACGGTACCCACGTCGGCGGGATTGCCGCCGGTAACCGTGACGGCGGGCCGATGCATGGCGTGGCCTTCAATGCGCAAATCCTCAGCGCCGAAAACGGCGACCCGGGCCCGGAAGACGGGATCATCCTCGGCAACGACGGCGCGGTGTACAAGGCCGGTTGGGATGGATTGGTGGCCAGCGGCGCACGCATCATCAACAACAGCTGGGGCATCGGCATTGGCGATCAATACGCCAAGGGTGGCCGCGATCCGGCGTTCCCCAACTTCACGGTCAATGAAGCCCAGGCGCAGTTCAACAACATCCGGCCGATCCTCGGCACGATTGCCGGTGGCGCCTACCAAGGCGCAATCGATGCCGCCCGCAGCGGCGTGCTGACCATCTTTGCCGCCGGTAACGACTACAACCGCAACAACCCGGACGCGATGTCTGGCCTGGCGTACTTTGTGCCGGAGATCGCGCCGAACTGGCTGTCGGTAGCCGCCTTGCAGCAAAACCCGGACACCGCGAGTGCCAACCCATATGTGATCAGCACCTTCTCGTCGCGCTGCGGTTATGCGGCGAGCTTCTGTGTGTCGGCACCCGGCACCAAGATCTTCAGTTCGATCATCAACGGCACCGACCTGAGCAACCTGACCAGCGACTGGGCCAACAAAAACGGCACCTCCATGGCCGCGCCCCATGTGGCCGGCGCCGCGGCAGTGCTGATGGAGCGCTTTCCGTACATGAGCGGCGAGCAGGTCGCCACGGTGCTCAAAACCACCGCCACCGACCTTGGCGCGCCGGGCATCGACGCGCTGTATGGCTGGGGCATGATCAACCTGGGCAAAGCCGTCAACGGGCCAGGGATGTTCGTCACTGCCGAAGATATTCCCGCTGAGTTCCGTATCGACGGCGCCTATGGCAGCAGCCAGTTTGTCGCCGACCTGCCAGGCATCGGTGCGGTGGTGGATGCCGGTAAACCGACCCAGCGCCTGTGCACCGACGTGCATTGCGGTCTGGATGTGTGGAGCAACGACATCGCCGGCCATGGCGGCCTGACCAAGCAAGGCATCGGCACGCTGGTGCTGAGCGGCGCCAACACCTACAGCGGGCCGACCTTGGTCAACCAGGGCTTGCTGGCAATCAACGGCTCGGTGACCTCCGACGTCACCGTCAGCCAGGCTGGTGTGGTCGGTGGCTCGGGCCGTATCGGCTCGTTGACCGCCAAAAGCGGCGGCACCGTGGCGCCGGGTAACTCCATCGGCACCTTGAATGTGGCGGGCAATGTCACCTTTGACGCGGGTTCGACCTACGCGGTGGAGCTGTCGCCCACCAGCAGCGACCGCATTGTGGCCGGCGGCACCGCCACGCTCAATGGCGGCACCGTGACCCTGGCGCTGGAAAACAGCCCGACACTGCTGACTAACGCCCAGGCACAAAGCCTGATCGGCCGCCAGTACAACATCCTGCAAGCCGCAGGCGGTGTTACCGGCAGCTTCGGTGCGGTATTGCCGAACTACCTGTTTATCGGCGGCACCCTCAACTATGCCGCCAACGGCGTGCAGCTGGATGTGGCACGCACCAACAGCTTCGCCAGTGTGGCCGTCACGCCGAACCAGCGTGCGGTCGCAGCAGCGGCGGACCAGTTGGGCGCAGGCAATGCGGTGTATGAAAGCCTGTTGCTGGCACCGAATGCGGCCTCGGCCCAAGGCGCGTTCCAGCAGCTCTCCGGTGAAATCTACCCGGCGCTGCAAAGTGCGTTGATCAACGACAGCCGTTACGTGCGCGAAGCCGTCGGCGAACGCCTGCGCAATGGCGAGATGGGCGCCAGCAGCGAAACCATCGACAGCCGTGGCAACGTCTGGGTCAAGGCCTTGGGCGCGTGGGGCAAGACCGATAGCCGCAGCGACACCGCGGGCTACACCACGTCGCTGGGCGGCATGCTCGCCGGTGTGGATGGCGCGCTGGATGAGTCGACGCGTATCGGTGTGGTCGCCGGCTACAGCGACACCTCGTTGAACATGGGTAACGACACCCATTCCCGGGCCTCGGTCGACAGCTACCACTTCGGTGCCTATGCCGGGCATGAGATTGGTGCCTTGCGCCTGAGCGGTGGGGCGACCTACAGCTGGCATCGCGCCGATGTAAAGCGTGACCTGCAATACGGCGATGTGGCCGGTAAGCAGAAGGTCAAAGTCGACGCGAGCAGCACCCAGGTGTTCGGTGAAGCGGCTTACCGCGTCAACCTGCAACCGCTGGCCCTGGAACCATTCGCCAACCTGGCCTATGTGCATTTGGACACTGATGGGTTTACCGAAAAGGGTGACGCCGCCGCGCTCAAAGGCCACGACGACACCCGCGATGTGGTGCTGAGCACCCTGGGCGTACGCGCCTTGAAAACCTTCAATGTGAATGATCACCAGCAGTTGGAAGTGTCCGGCACCCTGGGCTGGCAGCACAACCTGAGCAGCACCGATTCCGAGCAGCACCTGGCGTTTGCCTCGGGCGGCCCGGCGTTTGCGGTAGAAAGTGCGCCGATGGTGCGCGATGCCGCATTGGTCGGTGCGCGGGTCAGCCTGGCATTGAGCAAGGATGCGCGGGTGAATTTTGATTACAACGGCCTGTTGGCCAGCAAGGACAAGGTCCACGGGGTGGGGTTGAGCCTCGACTGGGCGTTCTAA